The following coding sequences lie in one Arachis ipaensis cultivar K30076 chromosome B05, Araip1.1, whole genome shotgun sequence genomic window:
- the LOC107642495 gene encoding glutamate receptor 3.6: protein MKTIISIHNVIYSCCLLNRATGPNMVKVWFLVLIILSNGFYSNGADMQNSTVPEVVNIGALFSFNGSFGRSVKFALKAAVDDVNSDPSILGKTKLNLILQEDTKYRGFLSISEVLQVATRHTVAIIGPQSSVTAHVIAHIANELQVPLLSFSALDPTLHSLQFPFFIRTGHSDLYVMTAIADFVDHFGWKDVIAFYVDDDNGRNGIGALGDKLADRRCRISFKAAVSPDATDEEITDVLVQVALAESRVIVLHLNTLWKLKVFNLAKNLGMMETGYVWIGTTFLSAVLDMESPLSSDKMDDIQGVITFRVYTPDSELKRRFVSKWKNLTQADSANGGPLGFTPLILYAYDTVYALAHALDSFFKQGNRITFSNDSKLSVLRGDNLHLDALNIFNEGPSLRQSIYGVNMTGVTGPFSYTSDENLANPAFEIINVIGTGSRKIGYWSNYSGLSVLPPDTLYSKPVNNSRESKTLLPVIWPGDTDQKPRGWVFPNSGRLLKIGVPRRVNYHEFVSPVKGTDMFQGFCIDVFLAAVDLLPYAVPYKFVPFGDGRINPSATDLVRRITTGEFDGAVGDIAITTERTRMVDFTQPYIESGLVVVAPVRKAESNAWAFLSPFTPMMWAVTAMFFLFVGAVVWILEHRVNDDFRGPPKKQVVTILWFSFSTMFYSHRENTVSTLGRLVLIIWLFVVLIVNSSYTASLTSILTVQQLYSPIKGIESLVNSKDPIGYTQGSFAKNYLIQEIGIAEARLVPLNTPDEAANALKKGPHGGGVSAYIDERSYIELFLSSRCDFTVIGQEFTRDGWGFAFPRDSPLAVDLSTAILEMAENGDLQRIHDKWLLRSACLSQGTKLEVERLNLQSFWGLYLLCGFACFIALLIYLIQVTRQYFKHGSDELDPSEQGSSSGSARLRSFLSFVDEKEETVKSRSKRRQMEKISYRSSIGSSMSSNKDYAQSSPYKNYCANDAPASPHTTDCANEA from the exons ATGAAGACAATCATCTCAATTCACAATGTGATCTATTCATGCTGCTTGCTAAATAGG GCAACTGGTCCAAACATGGTTAAAGTTTGGTTCTTGGTGTTGATTATTCTCTCCAATGGATTCTATTCAAATGGGGCAGACATGCAAAATTCCACAGTACCTGAGGTTGTAAATATTGGGGCTCTCTTCTCTTTCAATGGCTCTTTTGGTAGAAGTGTAAAATTTGCTCTAAAGGCTGCAGTTGATGATGTAAATTCTGATCCATCAATTCTTGGTAAAACAAAGCTGAATCTCATACTGCAAGAGGATACAAAATACAGAGGTTTTCTTAGCATTTCTGAGG TTTTGCAGGTTGCGACGAGACATACTGTGGCTATAATTGGTCCCCAGTCATCTGTAACAGCTCATGTCATAGCTCATATTGCAAATGAGCTCCAAGTTCCTCTGCTATCGTTTTCGGCTTTAGACCCTACCCTTCATTCACTTCAGTTTCCATTCTTTATTAGAACAGGTCATAGTGATCTTTATGTGATGACTGCAATAGCAGACTTTGTTGATCACTTTGGGTGGAAAGATGTTATTGCTTTCTATGTGGATGATGATAATGGGAGGAATGGAATCGGAGCTCTAGGCGACAAGCTCGCCGATAGGCGCTGCAGGATCTCGTTTAAGGCAGCTGTGAGTCCTGATGCAACTGATGAGGAGATTACTGATGTGCTTGTTCAGGTGGCTTTGGCAGAGTCAAGAGTTATAGTTCTTCACCTCAACACTCTTTGGAAACTCAAGGTTTTCAATCTTGCAAAGAATCTTGGGATGATGGAAACTGGTTATGTCTGGATAGGTACTACTTTTCTTTCTGCTGTGCTTGATATGGAAAGTCCATTGTCTTCAGATAAAATGGATGATATTCAAGGAGTTATTACATTTCGTGTTTACACACCGGATTCTGAACTCAAAAGAAGGTTTGTTTCTAAGTGGAAGAATTTGACTCAAGCTGATAGTGCTAATGGAGGCCCTCTTGGTTTTACTCCTTTAATTCTATATGCTTATGATACTGTTTATGCTCTTGCACATGCACTTGATTCGTTTTTCAAACAAGGGAACAGAATCACTTTCTCAAATGATTCAAAGTTATCAGTGTTACGCGGTGACAACTTGCATCTTGATGCCTTGAACATCTTCAATGAAGGACCTTCCTTGCGTCAAAGCATTTATGGGGTTAACATGACCGGTGTGACAGGTCCATTCAGCTATACATCTGATGAAAATCTTGCCAATCCTGCATTTGAGATCATCAATGTAATTGGAACAGGCTCTAGGAAGATTGGTTATTGGTCTAACTACTCTGGATTATCAGTTCTTCCTCCAGATACTCTTTATTCCAAGCCTGTTAATAATTCCAGGGAAAGTAAAACTTTACTTCCTGTGATTTGGCCTGGAGACACTGATCAAAAGCCCCGTGGTTGGGTTTTTCCCAACAGTGGAAGGCTATTAAAGATTGGAGTACCAAGAAGGGTTAATTACCATGAATTTGTGTCACCGGTAAAAGGCACTGATATGTTTCAGGGATTCTGCATTGATGTGTTTCTTGCTGCAGTGGATTTGTTGCCTTATGCTGTTCCCTATAAGTTTGTCCCCTTTGGCGACGGTCGCATCAATCCTAGCGCCACAGACCTTGTCCGTCGGATCACAACCGGT GAATTTGATGGTGCTGTTGGTGACATTGCCATTACTACAGAAAGAACAAGGATGGTGGATTTTACACAGCCTTATATTGAGTCTGGTCTAGTTGTAGTTGCACCAGTTAGGAAGGCAGAATCCAATGCTTGGGCGTTTTTGTCGCCGTTTACGCCAATGATGTGGGCTGTCACAGCTATGTTTTTCTTGTTTGTGGGAGCTGTTGTTTGGATATTGGAGCATAGAGTTAATGATGACTTTAGGGGACCTCCCAAGAAACAAGTAGTTACTATCTTATG GTTCAGTTTTTCAACTATGTTCTACTCACACA GGGAAAATACAGTTAGCACGCTCGGTCGCTTGGTGCTGATTATATGGTTATTTGTAGTTCTTATAGTTAACTCGAGTTACACAGCGAGTCTAACCTCAATCCTCACAGTGCAACAACTTTATTCACCCATCAAAGGCATTGAAAGTTTGGTAAATAGCAAGGATCCTATTGGTTACACTCAAGGTTCTTTCGCGAAAAATTATTTGATTCAGGAAATTGGCATTGCTGAAGCGAGGCTGGTTCCTTTGAACACGCCGGATGAAGCTGCTAATGCTCTTAAAAAGGGTCCCCATGGTGGTGGTGTCTCTGCATACATTGATGAACGTTCCTACATAGAGCTCTTCCTTTCAAGCCGGTGTGATTTCACTGTTATTGGTCAAGAGTTCACTAGAGATGGTTGGGGATTT GCCTTTCCGCGAGACTCGCCTTTAGCAGTAGACCTGTCAACAGCAATTCTGGAAATGGCAGAGAATGGAGACCTACAAAGGATCCATGACAAGTGGCTTCTGCGCAGCGCCTGCTTGTCGCAAGGCACGAAGCTGGAAGTGGAAAGACTAAATCTTCAAAGCTTCTGGGGCCTCTATCTGCTATGTGGCTTTGCCTGCTTCATTGCTCTCTTGATATATCTCATACAAGTGACTAGGCAGTACTTCAAGCATGGCTCTGATGAACTTGACCCTTCAGAGCAGGGCTCATCTTCAGGATCTGCGCGCCTTCGGAGCTTCCTTTCATTTGTGGATGAAAAGGAGGAGACAGTTAAGAGCCGCTCCAAGAGAAGGCAAATGGAGAAGATCTCATACAGAAGCAGCATTGGATCATCCATGAGCTCAAACAAAGACTATGCTCAATCTTCTCCATACAAAAATTATTGTGCTAATGATGCTCCAGCTTCTCCACACACAACTGATTGTGCTAATGAAGCATGA
- the LOC107642496 gene encoding probable protein phosphatase 2C 47 gives MAPGPGCTSQTTMLSGGGGGGCVDNSTSNESAMEDQNGDTVGNLIHNIGKPPRDHSVMRHCTSSSWLIEPESDIMIVGLKTTSEEKSEFSPKLRSGSCSEKGPKQYMEDEFICVDILREHTGPSVNLPSPAAFYGVFDGHGGIDAASFTRKNILKFIIEDSHFPSGIKKAVNSAFVKADHAFRDASSLDSSSGTTALIAIVLGRDMLIGNAGXXXXXXXXXXXXXELSKDHKPNCTSERLRIEKLGGVIYDGYLNGQLSVARALGDWHIKGSKGSKSPLSSEPELEEIVLTEEDEFLIMGCDGLWDVMSSQCAVTMVRRELMQHNDPTECAKALVAEAIQRNTCDNLTVVVVCFSLDPPPKIEIPRAHRRRSISAEGLDLLKGVLNGR, from the exons ATGGCACCAGGGCCTGGTTGCACATCTCAGACGACTATGTTGAGTGGTGGTGGCGGCGGCGGGTGTGTCGATAACAGTACTAGTAATGAGTCTGCCATGGAGGATCAAAATGGTGACACAGTTGGGAATTTGATTCACAACATTGGGAAGCCTCCAAGGGACCATTCTGTTATGAGACACTGCACCAGCTCTTCATGGTTGATTGAACCG GAATCAGATATTATGATTGTAGGATTGAAAACAACTAGTGAGGAAAAATCagaattttcaccaaaattacgGTCTGGAAGTTGTTCTGAGAAAGGACCAAAGCAGTACATGGAGGATGAGTTCATCTGTGTTGATATTCTCCGAGAACATACTGGTCCATCAGTGAACCTTCCTTCTCCAGCAGCATTTTATGGG GTATTTGATGGGCATGGTGGCATTGATGCAGCATCATTTACAAGAAAGAACATCCTTAAGTTTATAATTGAAGATTCTCATTTCCCATCTGGAATCAAGAAAGCTGTAAATAGTGCTTTTGTGAAGGCTGATCATGCATTTAGGGATGCTAGTTCTCTTGATAGTTCTTCCGGCACCACTGCGCTAATCGCCATTGTCCTGGGAAG GGACATGCTAATTGGGAATGCAGG NNNNNNNNNNNNNNNNNNNNNNNNNNNNNNNNNNNNNNTTGAACTCTCCAAAGACCATAAACCAAATTGCACATCAGAAAGACTAAGAATTGAGAAACTTGGTGGTGTGATCTACGACGGATACCTGAACGGCCAACTGTCAGTGGCTCGAGCCCTCGGAGACTGGCACATCAAAGGGTCTAAAGGGTCCAAGAGTCCCCTGAGCTCAGAGCCAGAGCTAGAGGAGATTGTGTTGACAGAAGAAGATGAGTTCTTGATAATGGGGTGTGATGGACTTTGGGATGTGATGAGTAGCCAGTGTGCTGTGACAATGGTTAGGAGGGAGCTGATGCAGCACAATGATCCAACAGAATGTGCGAAAGCGCTTGTCGCGGAGGCAATCCAACGCAACACTTGTGACAATCTAACAGTTGTGGTGGTTTGTTTCTCTTTGGATCCTCCTCCAAAGATTGAGATTCCTAGAGCTCATAGGAGAAGGAGCATTTCAGCTGAAGGCCTTGATCTTCTCAAGGGTGTCTTGAATGGTAGATAG
- the LOC107642497 gene encoding pentatricopeptide repeat-containing protein At2g17525, mitochondrial — MPPPKLYNALQNCILSKSFTLTRFLTFQIRSLSSTSSASSPATPSQDHVCHLILEQKTASKAIETFRWASSLPNFTHSQSTYRALIHKLCTFRRFDSVKQLLDEMPDSIGTPPGDEIFVTIVRGFGRASMTRAVIKVLDLVYKFHSSPSLKIYNSILDVLVKEDVGIAREFYRKSMMESGVVGDDYTFGILMKGLCLTNRIGEGFKLLQMIKSSRGVTPNTVIYNTLLHALCRNGKVGRARSLMSEMVEPNDVTFNILISGYCKEENLVQALVMLEKSFAMGFVPDIVSATKVVEGLCKAGRVTEAAEVLDRVESMGGSLDVVAYNTLIKGFCGVGKVKVGIHFLKQMESRGCLPNVDTYNILISGFCDSGMLDLALDLFNDMKTDGIKWNFTTFDTIIRGLCLEGRINEGFSILELMEESKEGSRGHISPYNSIIYGLFKQNRFDEAVEFLTKLGKMFPKAVDRSMTIFEHCKQGSIEDAKRVYDQMIDEGGFPSILVYDCLVRRLSEDGCVREAVELMNEMIANNCFPVPSTSNAIIAGFCRQEKVESALKFMEDITARGCETNAETYGPLINVICKKGDLQKALQLFLEMVENGIIPNHFIWNSLLLSLSQENYFKNKNMINIHDLL; from the coding sequence ATGCCGCCCCCAAAGCTCTACAATGCATTGCAAAATTGTATATTATCCAAATCTTTCACTCTCACGCGTTTTCTCACCTTCCAAATTCGTTCCCTTTCATCaacttcttctgcttcttctccTGCTACCCCATCACAGGACCATGTCTGCCACCTCATCCTTGAACAGAAAACCGCTTCCAAGGCCATTGAAACTTTCAGATGGGCCTCCTCACTACCCAACTTCACCCACTCCCAATCCACATACCGTGCCTTGATCCATAAGCTATGTACTTTCCGCCGTTTCGACAGCGTCAAGCAACTGCTCGACGAAATGCCTGACTCAATCGGCACCCCTCCTGGCGATGAAATCTTCGTCACAATTGTCCGCGGGTTCGGCCGTGCCAGCATGACTCGTGCGGTCATCAAGGTCCTTGACTTGGTGTACAAGTTTCATAGCAGCCCTTCCTTGAAGATATACAACTCCATTCTTGATGTCCTTGTGAAGGAGGACGTTGGCATAGCTAGGGAGTTTTATAGGAAGAGTATGATGGAGTCTGGGGTTGTTGGGGATGATTATACTTTTGGGATCTTGATGAAAGGGCTCTGCTTGACCAATAGGATTGGTGAGGGCTTTAAGCTCCTGCAGATGATCAAGTCTAGCAGAGGGGTCACACCAAACACTGTGATTTACAACACCTTGCTTCATGCACTTTGTAGAAATGGAAAAGTTGGGAGGGCTAGAAGCTTGATGTCTGAGATGGTGGAACCGAATGATGTCACGTTTAACATTTTGATATCCGGGTATTGCAAAGAGGAGAATTTAGTTCAGGCTCTAGTGATGCTGGAGAAGAGCTTTGCCATGGGTTTTGTTCCTGATATTGTCTCTGCGACTAAGGTTGTGGAAGGTCTTTGCAAGGCCGGCCGTGTGACGGAGGCTGCTGAGGTTTTGGACAGAGTTGAGAGCATGGGGGGTTCACTTGATGTTGTGGCTTATAACACCTTGATAAAGGGGTTTTGTGGAGTAGGAAAAGTAAAAGTTGGGATtcatttcctgaagcaaatggAGAGTAGAGGCTGTCTTCCAAATGTAGACACCTATAACATACTCATATCTGGTTTTTGTGATTCTGGGATGTTAGATTTGGCCCTGGATCTTTTTAATGACATGAAAACAGATGGGATCAAATGGAACTTCACTACATTCGACACGATAATTAGAGGGTTGTGTTTGGAAGGAAGAATCAATGAAGGTTTTTCAATTTTGGAGCTGATGGAGGAAAGCAAAGAAGGCTCTAGAGGGCACATTAGTCCTTACAATAGCATAATATATGGTCTATTCAAGCAGAACCGTTTTGATGAAGCAGTTGAATTTCTAACAAAGTTAGGAAAGATGTTTCCAAAAGCTGTTGACAGAAGCATGACGATTTTTGAACATTGTAAGCAGGGGAGTATTGAGGATGCAAAGAGGGTATATGATCAGATGATTGATGAAGGTGGATTTCCAAGTATTCTAGTTTATGATTGCCTAGTGCGCAGATTATCCGAAGACGGTTGCGTCCGAGAAGCGGTTGAGCTGATGAATGAAATGATTGCCAATAACTGCTTTCCAGTTCCATCTACATCCAATGCAATCATTGCAGGGTTTTGCAGACAAGAAAAAGTTGAAAGTGCATTGAAGTTCATGGAAGATATCACTGCAAGAGGGTGTGAAACCAATGCAGAAACTTATGGTCCTTTGATTAATGTTATATGTAAGAAGGGTGATCTTCAAAAAGCCTTGCAACTCTTCCTAGAAATGGTAGAAAACGGCATCATTCCTAACCATTTTATTTGGAATTCACTGCTATTGAGTCTAAGCCAAgaaaattatttcaaaaataagaatATGATCAACATACATGACCTACTATAG